The following are encoded together in the Blautia obeum ATCC 29174 genome:
- a CDS encoding DEAD/DEAH box helicase family protein: MFYKMIENKCTQWYESERCTVKNLIEYIEKTGQMRDAQIEAIKVYLFLKIACECKPLTQLFRQGFFNSIDLNEIELSQSTREYLFQNPAAAALFEYACLKNDKGEQVSEKLEKQIKKDPTGIDYNEFFRNAFYGVSYTDYLFSLPMGAGKTYLMAAFIYLDLYFAYNEPTNPSFAHNFIIFAPSGLKSSVVPSLKTIQNFNPSWILPEPAATDIKRMISFEVLDQSKTAKKSNKTKNPNVQKIANHQPLSELFGLVAVTNAEKVILERIQEKQGQINMFEESEDDKDRQANELRNLIGKLPSLSIFIDEVHHAVSDEIKLRAVVTRWAQNHTVNSVIGFSGTPYLDKVEKIKVVDSLSIGTAEITNIVYYYPLIDGVGNFLKRPVVKIADIADSSLIIEKGVREFLDTYKDIVYADGLTAKLGIYCGTIEKLEETVYPQVSRIVAEYGLGTDVILKFHKGNKQYKMSADSQMQFDILDKSISKIRIVLLVQIGKEGWDCRSLTGIILSQEGDCPTKMVLQTSCRCLRQVIKNGQETALIYLNESNAEKLNMQLERQHHISLKEFSSADNSKTILKRYNRTAYLKLPKVEFYQLKISYDTLTVEKANPEVSIEKSVDSAQIAGNIIKTTDLSMNVNNISIQVDDAEYGTEYATFNSWIYGIMRSGFGTPSMAELNAYTEQLKVVYEKITYEKGGSRYFSSKYNKKLIEANIRKAFCDKTDFNTTEELIPEEANLLNIANFTSEVYADNLDNYYPRQNVVENIMADDKGKLKVDKKTQQLIDLAIETGNDRIVLELQQHVTSHPNKNRSFHYLPYRTDSGFEQTFLKEILSFDIIEELGLEVYYNGDRAMTEFKIKCYKKTGGKWSYIGIYTPDFLIIKRKDGVIHKVIVVETKGQIYAKDPVFKDKKNFMETEFSKQNNAAYGYERFDYLYLEDTLPEKDRLTQTHQKICEFFKEKE; the protein is encoded by the coding sequence TATAGAGAAAACAGGGCAGATGCGTGATGCTCAGATTGAGGCTATTAAGGTATATCTGTTTCTAAAAATTGCCTGTGAATGTAAGCCGTTGACACAGCTGTTTAGACAGGGATTCTTTAATTCTATTGATTTGAATGAGATAGAATTGTCACAATCTACTCGTGAATATTTGTTTCAGAACCCAGCGGCTGCGGCATTATTTGAATATGCATGTTTGAAAAATGATAAAGGTGAACAGGTATCTGAAAAATTGGAAAAACAGATAAAGAAAGATCCAACGGGAATTGATTATAATGAATTCTTTCGTAATGCGTTTTATGGTGTTTCCTATACGGATTATCTGTTTAGCCTTCCTATGGGTGCAGGTAAAACGTATTTGATGGCGGCATTTATTTACTTGGATTTATATTTTGCTTATAACGAGCCAACAAATCCGTCATTTGCACATAACTTTATCATATTTGCACCATCAGGTTTGAAATCATCAGTGGTTCCAAGTCTTAAAACAATACAAAACTTTAATCCATCATGGATTCTTCCGGAGCCAGCAGCAACAGACATCAAGAGGATGATTTCTTTTGAAGTATTGGATCAAAGCAAAACTGCAAAAAAATCAAATAAGACAAAAAATCCAAATGTTCAGAAAATCGCTAATCATCAGCCGCTTTCTGAGTTGTTTGGTCTTGTTGCTGTTACTAATGCGGAAAAAGTAATTCTTGAGCGTATTCAGGAAAAACAGGGACAGATAAATATGTTTGAAGAAAGCGAGGACGATAAAGACCGACAGGCAAATGAACTTCGTAATTTAATTGGTAAGTTACCATCATTGTCTATCTTTATTGATGAAGTTCATCATGCAGTAAGTGATGAAATTAAGCTTCGTGCTGTAGTTACAAGATGGGCGCAGAATCATACAGTCAATTCTGTAATTGGTTTTTCTGGTACTCCATATTTAGACAAAGTTGAAAAAATAAAAGTTGTAGATTCATTGTCTATTGGTACAGCTGAAATCACAAATATTGTGTATTACTATCCACTTATAGACGGTGTAGGAAATTTCTTAAAACGTCCAGTTGTAAAAATTGCAGATATTGCAGATAGCAGCCTTATTATTGAAAAGGGTGTCAGAGAATTTCTTGATACTTATAAAGACATTGTTTATGCAGATGGTTTAACAGCTAAATTGGGTATTTATTGCGGTACTATCGAAAAATTAGAAGAAACAGTATATCCACAGGTATCCCGTATTGTAGCTGAATATGGCCTTGGTACTGATGTTATACTTAAATTCCACAAAGGAAATAAACAGTATAAGATGTCGGCTGATAGTCAGATGCAGTTTGATATCTTGGATAAATCTATTTCTAAAATTCGTATTGTTTTGCTTGTGCAGATTGGTAAAGAAGGTTGGGACTGTCGAAGTCTTACAGGTATTATTCTTTCTCAAGAAGGAGACTGCCCAACCAAGATGGTATTACAGACATCTTGTCGATGCTTGCGTCAGGTGATTAAAAACGGTCAGGAAACGGCGCTGATATATTTGAATGAAAGCAATGCCGAAAAATTAAATATGCAGCTTGAGCGGCAGCACCATATTTCGCTTAAAGAATTTTCTTCTGCAGACAACAGTAAGACTATTTTGAAACGTTATAATCGTACGGCTTATTTAAAGTTGCCTAAAGTAGAGTTTTATCAGCTGAAAATCAGCTATGATACACTTACTGTTGAAAAGGCAAATCCTGAAGTTTCTATTGAAAAATCTGTTGATTCAGCGCAAATTGCAGGTAATATTATCAAAACAACAGATCTTTCTATGAATGTAAATAATATCAGTATCCAGGTGGATGATGCTGAATATGGTACAGAATATGCAACCTTTAATTCTTGGATTTATGGCATTATGAGAAGTGGATTTGGAACACCTTCCATGGCAGAATTAAATGCATATACAGAGCAGTTAAAAGTAGTATATGAAAAAATCACATACGAAAAAGGTGGCTCACGATATTTCAGTTCGAAGTACAATAAAAAGTTGATAGAAGCCAATATTCGCAAAGCTTTTTGTGACAAAACGGATTTCAATACAACGGAAGAACTGATACCAGAAGAAGCCAATTTGTTGAATATTGCGAATTTTACTTCTGAGGTATATGCAGATAATCTGGATAACTACTATCCAAGACAGAATGTTGTTGAAAATATAATGGCTGATGATAAGGGGAAATTGAAAGTCGATAAAAAAACACAGCAGCTAATTGATCTCGCCATAGAAACTGGAAATGACAGAATTGTTTTGGAATTGCAACAGCATGTAACATCTCACCCAAATAAAAATCGTTCGTTTCACTACTTGCCATATCGTACAGATAGTGGTTTTGAACAAACATTTTTAAAAGAGATTCTATCTTTCGATATTATCGAAGAATTAGGTCTGGAAGTGTATTACAATGGCGACCGTGCTATGACAGAGTTTAAAATCAAGTGTTATAAGAAAACTGGTGGAAAATGGAGTTACATTGGTATTTATACACCGGACTTCCTTATCATTAAACGAAAAGATGGCGTTATCCATAAGGTTATTGTTGTGGAAACCAAAGGGCAGATTTATGCAAAAGACCCAGTCTTTAAAGATAAGAAGAATTTTATGGAAACAGAGTTTTCAAAACAGAATAATGCAGCGTATGGTTATGAACGTTTTGATTACCTGTATTTGGAAGATACGTTGCCAGAAAAAGATAGATTGACACAGACACATCAGAAAATCTGTGAGTTTTTTAAGGAGAAAGAGTAA
- a CDS encoding site-specific DNA-methyltransferase yields the protein MPIKYVPFIPEPVEGQAVLGNFNRILRYKGADDVSMTIQRGMPLYEMEKKETVGENSDGNMVIRGECVSACAYLKEQSIQVDLVYIDPPFASGADYAKKVYIRRNPKVAEVIARAEQELDVDELRAFEEKMYGDIWDKEKYLSWMYENLMAIKSVMSESASIYVHLDYHIGHYVKILLDEIFGEDNFRNEIIWKRATAHSDAEFYGNNFDCIYFYTKSQTEYVFNTVYQPYDESYIARFSRTDPDGRKWDSGNLTAKGLQGGGYDYEYKGYRSLWRMPLETMERMDREGRIHITKNGGIRSKVYLDELPGMPAQSMWLDVNPINSQANEKVDYATQKPEALIERIISASSNENDIVADFFAGSGVTAAVSHKLNRKFITSDIGLNSIQTTRDRLVSDGSEFDVLEIKDGVQLYRNPVQTMDKIKSLIPGLKNEDSLDSFWEGAISDSKLGTIPVYVPNLMDSASKLLDKVTMNRIIHQAIPELDNDIKKAIVYYIDITDEVEIMNFIKEDDSTTVEIELRDLKSILDDVVIGDYAEFHAEEIAGGYAVAIDKFMSDRVLSKIAEFNQKAFLNSSAKKPYKPIEISEEGLELIEFLSLDCTATGGEWHSDSEIKIDKNGYVIVEGNKTKEFWDGYIRSTKKPLRLKIRNICGDETVWEV from the coding sequence ATGCCAATTAAATATGTACCGTTTATACCGGAGCCGGTGGAAGGACAAGCTGTGCTTGGAAATTTTAATAGAATATTGAGATACAAAGGCGCTGACGATGTTTCAATGACAATTCAGCGTGGTATGCCTTTGTATGAAATGGAAAAAAAGGAAACTGTGGGCGAAAACTCCGATGGTAATATGGTTATTCGTGGAGAATGTGTTTCTGCCTGTGCCTATCTCAAAGAGCAAAGCATTCAAGTTGACCTTGTTTACATTGACCCACCATTTGCAAGTGGTGCCGATTACGCAAAGAAAGTATATATTCGTCGAAATCCGAAAGTAGCAGAAGTTATTGCACGGGCTGAACAAGAGCTGGATGTTGATGAATTGAGAGCTTTTGAAGAAAAGATGTATGGGGATATTTGGGATAAAGAAAAATACCTTAGTTGGATGTATGAAAATCTTATGGCAATTAAGTCTGTTATGAGTGAATCTGCATCAATATATGTTCATTTGGATTATCATATAGGCCACTATGTTAAAATCTTATTAGATGAAATTTTCGGAGAGGATAATTTCAGAAACGAGATAATATGGAAAAGAGCGACGGCTCATAGTGATGCAGAATTTTATGGCAATAATTTTGATTGTATTTATTTTTATACTAAATCGCAAACAGAATATGTTTTCAATACTGTTTATCAACCATACGATGAATCCTATATAGCCCGCTTTTCACGAACTGATCCTGATGGAAGAAAATGGGATAGTGGTAACCTCACGGCAAAAGGTTTACAAGGCGGCGGTTATGACTATGAATATAAAGGATATCGTTCTTTATGGAGAATGCCGCTTGAAACAATGGAACGAATGGACCGAGAAGGTAGAATTCACATCACTAAAAATGGTGGTATTAGGTCGAAAGTATATTTAGATGAACTGCCTGGTATGCCCGCACAATCAATGTGGTTAGATGTTAATCCAATCAATTCTCAGGCTAATGAAAAAGTGGATTATGCGACACAAAAACCGGAGGCTTTGATAGAACGTATTATTAGTGCATCATCCAACGAAAATGATATAGTCGCAGATTTCTTTGCAGGCAGTGGAGTTACAGCAGCAGTTTCTCATAAATTAAACCGAAAATTTATTACAAGTGATATTGGACTTAATTCAATCCAGACAACTCGTGACCGTCTCGTTTCTGATGGTTCAGAATTTGATGTGCTTGAAATTAAAGATGGAGTTCAACTTTATCGTAATCCGGTTCAGACAATGGATAAAATCAAGTCCTTGATTCCAGGTCTAAAAAATGAAGATTCCCTTGATTCTTTCTGGGAAGGTGCTATTTCTGACAGCAAGCTTGGTACAATTCCTGTTTACGTGCCAAACTTAATGGATAGTGCATCAAAACTTCTTGATAAAGTGACTATGAACCGTATTATCCATCAGGCGATTCCAGAATTGGATAATGATATTAAAAAGGCTATTGTTTACTATATCGACATTACTGATGAAGTGGAGATTATGAATTTCATCAAAGAAGATGACAGTACGACTGTAGAAATTGAATTGCGTGATCTTAAATCAATTCTTGATGATGTTGTCATTGGTGATTATGCAGAATTCCATGCAGAAGAAATTGCAGGCGGATATGCTGTTGCTATTGATAAATTTATGAGTGATCGTGTGTTGTCTAAAATTGCAGAATTCAATCAGAAAGCATTCCTTAATTCTTCTGCCAAGAAACCGTATAAACCGATTGAAATCAGTGAAGAAGGCTTGGAACTTATTGAATTCCTTAGCTTGGATTGCACTGCGACTGGTGGTGAGTGGCATTCTGATAGTGAAATCAAGATTGATAAAAATGGCTATGTTATCGTAGAGGGCAATAAAACCAAGGAGTTCTGGGATGGTTACATCCGCAGCACAAAGAAACCTCTCCGCCTTAAAATTCGTAATATTTGTGGGGATGAAACTGTTTGGGAGGTGTAA